From the genome of Candidatus Eisenbacteria bacterium:
TGACAGACCGCTCCCTCGCGGCTAAGTTTCCGTCCGGCGGTGGTGATTTGTGGTGACGGGTGGCAATGAATGGTACCGCCGTGAAATGAAGTGGGTCGCGAATGACATTTCACGTCGGCACTGACAACTACTCGCTCGATCACAAGGGCCGCATCGTCATCCCGGAGCATCTGCGCCGCGATGCCGATGGGGAGCCACTGGCCGCGCTGTTCGTGAACATGGGGTTCGACGGTTGCGTGAACGTCTATTCGCCGACGCAGTGGGGCGAATGGATGGAGCGAATTCGACGCGCCAGGGATGTGGCGCTCGCGCGACGCTTTCGTCGGGCCTTCATGAGTGATGCTCGAGAAGTGACGGTGGATGCCCAAGGACGGGTCCCGATCCCACCGGCACTCATCCGTCGTGCAGGCCTCGGCAAGGAAGCCGTCCTGCACGGCGCGGGCACCCACATCGAGATCTGGAATCCGCAAGCGTATGCCGCGGCACTGGCGCCGGTGCTCGACGTGGACGGCGAGTACGAGCGGCTCGGAGAGCAGTTCCTCAAGGACGACCTCGGATGATCGCCACCACCGAACGACCGCATGCAATCCTGGCCCTCGATCTGGAGCTGAGCCATGGCCGGCACGGCGCCTCGGCCCGGGTCGAGCTCCACGAACGCCCGGACTCCCCACCGGGCGTTCGCCGTCTGGCCTGGATCGGTGTGCGCGGCTGGATGGATCAGCCCGCGCTCAAGCGGCTCGGCCGCGCCCTCGACGACCTCGCGTTGCGCGGCGTCGACCAGGTGCTGCTCGACTGCGCGCAGCTGCGGCACATCGACTATCGCCTCACCGCCGAGCTGGTCGAGCGCCTCGAGCGCTTCGAAGCGCGCGTCGGGGGCGTGGTGGTGTGCGGGCTGTCTCGACACTTGCGTGACCTGTTTCGCCTGTCCGGTTGTGAAGGCCGGTTGCGCAGCTGGCCTTCCGCGTCGGAGCTGCTCGAGGTCGAGACCTCGCTGCAACCGGGACTCGGTGAGCGCGCGTCATGAGCCGGTGCTGCTCGCCGAGGTGCTCGGTTTCCTGCGCGCCGGCCCCGGACTCTATCTCGATGCGACGCTCGGTGACGGCGGACACGCGTTCGCACTGCTCGAGGCAGAGCCCGAAGCCCGGCTGCTCGGCACCGACCGCGACGCGCTCGGGCTCGCCTTCGCACGCGAGCGACTCGCACGGTTCGGATCGCGCGTGACACTCGCCCAGGCGACGTTCGGCGAAGTGCGCGAAGCGCACCTCGCGATCGGCGCCGAGCCGTTCACCGGTGCGCTGATGGATCTGGGCTTGTCGTCCCGACAGATCGACGATCCGTCGCGCGGGATGAGCTTCGGCGCCGATGGACCGCTGGATCTGCGCTTCGACACCGGATCGGGCACGCCGCTGCGCGCCCGGCTCACGACCGCAGGCGAAGCGGAGATCGCGGATGCCCTGCACGTTCATGGTGACGTGCCGCGATCCCGTGCGCTCGCTCGCGCGATCGTGGGGGCGGCGCGCGAGGGCCGGTTGGAGCGGACCTCCGAATTGTGCGCCCTGATCGATCGAGTGCTCGGCGGGCGTCCGCATCCGCGACGCTACGCTCAGGTTTTCCAGGCATTGCGCACGTGGATCAATGACGAGGCGCGGGATCTGGACGGAATGTTGGAGTGGTTGCCCGGCGTGATGCGTCCGGGTGGGGTGGTGGTGACCCTCGCTTATCACTCGGGCGAGGATCGCAGGATCAAGCAGGCCGTGCGCGGTCGCGTGACGTTCACGCCGCGGCGCCTGCCGGTGGCGATCGAATCTGCGGCCGTGAGTCCCTGGGAAGCGCTGACGTCCCGGGTCGTGCGACCGAGCGAACAGGAGACGGCTACGAACCCCCGTGCACGCAGTGCGCGGTTGCGAGCCTTCCGGAGGAAGCGGACATGATCAGGGACATGCGTCGTTCCGTCCCGTCGTGGGGCGCGGTCGAAGTCCGCGTCGTCCGACCGGAGTTGTGGCTTCTCGGCATCGTCGTCATCGCTCTCTTGCTGGTCGAGGTGTGGCAGAGCTCGCGCATGGCGGCGCTCTCGCTGGCGCTCGGGCAGCATCGCACGGCGCTTCAGCAGGCGGACGCACGACTCGAGTTCGTGCGCGCCGAGCACGAGCGCCGCACCACCCGCGCCGAACTGGCTCCGGTCGCCGACGACCTGGGCCTGGCGCCGCTCGATGCCAACCACGTCGTCGTGCTGCCCTCCAGCTATCTCGTCGACGATGACGCGGTACGGAGCGCGCCCGGCACGGTGGTGGCCTGGGCAGAAAGGGCAGCGCGTTCGATCGTGCCGGATGCCATGGCACGCGGGCGCCGGGATCGCTGACGCTTCGTCGACCATAAGCGGACGGACGGTCCGGAGCGTACGGGCCGGCCGCACTACAGCACCGCGCGGGTGAAGGCCTGGCGGGATGCGTGACCCGCCGTTCCAGGGAGGGAAGTTGGCCCACACGGAATCGCGCAGGAGTCGGGTGCTGATGGTCGCGGCCGGTTTGTGTTTGGGCTTCGCGGTGCTGTGGGGCCGCCTGGTGTGGTTGCAGCTGTGCCTGCACGGCCACTACGCGCAGCGAGCCGAGGAATTGCAGGAGCAGCGCGTGCCGCTGCGCGCGGTGCGCGGACGGCTGCTCGATCGCCATGGTCGCGTGATGGCCCGCGACCTCGTGACCTACTCGATCGCGGCTGCCCCGCGGGAGATGCGCGATCCCCAGGTGACCGCGCGCGCGCTCGCGCGCCTGCTCGAGCAGGAACCGCGCCGACTTCAGCGCGAGTTCACGCGCAAGCCGCGTTACCTGTGGGTCGCGCGCCACGTCGCTCCCGAGATCGCCGAGGGCGTGCGACGACTCAAGGAACGCGGGCTCTACCTGACGCCCGAAACTCAGCGGGTCTATCCGCTTGAAGCGGCGGCGGGCGAGATCCTCGGACGCACCAATCTCGACAACTCCGGCGTCGAAGGCCTCGAACTGCAGTACGACGAGGAGTTGCGAGGGCGCTCCGGCTGGGTGACGCGATTCCGCGACGGCCGCGGACGCTCGCACGAGCTGCCGCGCGGCATGCGCCGCGATCCGGTCGACGGCAATCACGTGATGCTGACGCTCGACTCCGATCTCCAGGCGATCGTCGAGAGCCGCCTCGCGGCGGCGGTGGACTCGCTGCGTGCGGTGCGCGGCTTCGCGCTGTTCGTCGATCCACGCACCGGCGAGATCCTCGCGTGCGCCAACGCCCCGCACCTGCCGGCGGGCCGCGGTCGCAACTGGAGCTTTACCGATGTCTACGAGCCCGGCTCGACGTTCAAGGTGTTCACCGCGGCGGCGGCGCTCGAGGAAGGTCTGGTGCGCCCCGGGCAGATCATCGAAGCGTCTCCGAACGGCGAGGCGAAGCTGGTCCAGGGCGCGGTGTTCCACGACGTACACAAGCAGCCTCGCTACTCGTTCTTCGATGCGGTTCGATGGTCGAGCAACATCGTGCTCGGGCGAGTAGGGCTGATGCTCGGCGACGAGCGCCTCTACCGCTACGTGAGCGCGCTGGGTTTCGGAAGCATCACCGGCATCACGTTTCCCGGCGAGGCCGGTGGACGCCTGCGCACGCCGGATCACTGGTCGCTGCGCTCGGCGCCGACCGTCGCGATCGGTCACGAACTCTCGGTGACGCCTCTGCAGCTCGTGATGGGCTACGCCGCGATCGCGAATGGTGGCGTGTTGATGCGACCGCGGCTGGTCCGTGAGGTACGAGGACCCGGCGGAGCCGTGGTGTGGCGCGAGACGCCCGAAGCCGCGCAGCGCGTATTCTCCGAGCACACCACCGATCAGGTCCGCGACATGATGGCGGCGGTCGTCGACAGCGGCACCGCGAGGGCTGCCCAGGT
Proteins encoded in this window:
- a CDS encoding cell division/cell wall cluster transcriptional repressor MraZ, with protein sequence MTFHVGTDNYSLDHKGRIVIPEHLRRDADGEPLAALFVNMGFDGCVNVYSPTQWGEWMERIRRARDVALARRFRRAFMSDAREVTVDAQGRVPIPPALIRRAGLGKEAVLHGAGTHIEIWNPQAYAAALAPVLDVDGEYERLGEQFLKDDLG
- a CDS encoding STAS domain-containing protein, whose translation is MIATTERPHAILALDLELSHGRHGASARVELHERPDSPPGVRRLAWIGVRGWMDQPALKRLGRALDDLALRGVDQVLLDCAQLRHIDYRLTAELVERLERFEARVGGVVVCGLSRHLRDLFRLSGCEGRLRSWPSASELLEVETSLQPGLGERAS
- the rsmH gene encoding 16S rRNA (cytosine(1402)-N(4))-methyltransferase RsmH, which codes for MSARHEPVLLAEVLGFLRAGPGLYLDATLGDGGHAFALLEAEPEARLLGTDRDALGLAFARERLARFGSRVTLAQATFGEVREAHLAIGAEPFTGALMDLGLSSRQIDDPSRGMSFGADGPLDLRFDTGSGTPLRARLTTAGEAEIADALHVHGDVPRSRALARAIVGAAREGRLERTSELCALIDRVLGGRPHPRRYAQVFQALRTWINDEARDLDGMLEWLPGVMRPGGVVVTLAYHSGEDRRIKQAVRGRVTFTPRRLPVAIESAAVSPWEALTSRVVRPSEQETATNPRARSARLRAFRRKRT
- a CDS encoding PASTA domain-containing protein; translation: MAHTESRRSRVLMVAAGLCLGFAVLWGRLVWLQLCLHGHYAQRAEELQEQRVPLRAVRGRLLDRHGRVMARDLVTYSIAAAPREMRDPQVTARALARLLEQEPRRLQREFTRKPRYLWVARHVAPEIAEGVRRLKERGLYLTPETQRVYPLEAAAGEILGRTNLDNSGVEGLELQYDEELRGRSGWVTRFRDGRGRSHELPRGMRRDPVDGNHVMLTLDSDLQAIVESRLAAAVDSLRAVRGFALFVDPRTGEILACANAPHLPAGRGRNWSFTDVYEPGSTFKVFTAAAALEEGLVRPGQIIEASPNGEAKLVQGAVFHDVHKQPRYSFFDAVRWSSNIVLGRVGLMLGDERLYRYVSALGFGSITGITFPGEAGGRLRTPDHWSLRSAPTVAIGHELSVTPLQLVMGYAAIANGGVLMRPRLVREVRGPGGAVVWRETPEAAQRVFSEHTTDQVRDMMAAVVDSGTARAAQVPGLRVAGKTGTAQKYDASVGGYGKGMYLSSFAGFAPADAPTLVGVVVIDEPRGRHYYGGEVAAPVFRQVLLDWRGLPSAPMQSGTALVAARPPAPAPVTVPDLRLLPRRVAESRLADYGLRAAFQGAGPRVLGQEPAAGVATERGSRVTVWLAASDDSLGRTLPDLVGRPIREALRELTRRQVAVRLVGHGNVVRQEPPAGASLPIERPCVLYCAPGAPSRRDAADAEAKRPDATLSGQLGGRTTRSVVLARAAAARGHGIGTAR